The following proteins are encoded in a genomic region of Burkholderia stabilis:
- a CDS encoding FMN-dependent NADH-azoreductase — MKLLHIDSSILGQASVSRELSAQAVATFRARDPGLTVTRLDLAATPIGHLTAEHLAAAQGAPVDDALKADVEIGQRALDEFIAADIVVIGAPMYNFSIPSQLKAWIDRVSVVGKTFGYGENGPVGLCGGKKLVVVSSRGGVYSEGSPMAAVDHQETYLKAAFGLLGIKEITFIRAEGVAMGDDLRNGALASAKQAAAALVA; from the coding sequence ATGAAACTGCTGCACATCGATTCCAGCATCCTCGGGCAAGCCTCCGTCAGCCGCGAGCTGTCGGCCCAGGCCGTTGCAACCTTCCGCGCCCGCGATCCGGGCCTCACCGTGACACGTCTCGACCTCGCCGCGACGCCGATCGGCCATCTGACGGCGGAACATCTTGCCGCCGCGCAAGGCGCGCCGGTCGACGACGCGCTGAAGGCGGACGTCGAGATCGGTCAGCGCGCGCTCGACGAATTTATCGCGGCCGACATCGTGGTCATCGGTGCGCCGATGTACAACTTCAGTATCCCGTCGCAACTGAAGGCGTGGATCGACCGCGTCTCCGTCGTCGGCAAGACGTTCGGCTATGGCGAGAACGGGCCGGTCGGACTGTGCGGCGGCAAGAAGCTGGTCGTCGTGTCGTCGCGCGGCGGCGTGTACAGCGAAGGCTCGCCGATGGCTGCCGTAGACCATCAGGAAACCTATCTGAAGGCAGCATTCGGACTACTGGGCATCAAGGAAATCACCTTCATTCGCGCCGAAGGCGTGGCGATGGGGGATGACCTGCGCAACGGCGCACTCGCATCGGCGAAGCAGGCCGCTGCTGCGCTCGTGGCCTGA
- a CDS encoding YceI family protein has translation MNKYLTIAAGALVASLSFSAFAAASTYQLDPDHTYPSFEADHLAGLSVWRGKFDKSGGTVTLDRAAKTGTVDVTTDITSIHTGSAKLDEHLQKADFFDAAKFPQAIYKGTITFDGDRPATVVGNLTMHGVTRPLTLKIDSFKCMPHPMFKREVCGVDAAGEFDRSDFGVDLGKAYGFSMKTRLLITAEALKQ, from the coding sequence TTGAACAAGTATCTGACGATCGCGGCGGGCGCACTCGTCGCGTCGCTGTCGTTTTCCGCATTCGCGGCCGCGTCGACGTACCAGCTCGATCCGGACCATACGTACCCGAGCTTCGAGGCCGACCACCTCGCCGGGCTGTCGGTCTGGCGCGGCAAGTTCGACAAGTCGGGCGGCACCGTGACGCTGGACCGCGCGGCGAAGACGGGTACGGTCGACGTGACGACCGACATTACGTCGATCCACACCGGCAGCGCGAAGCTCGACGAGCATCTGCAGAAGGCCGATTTCTTCGACGCGGCGAAATTCCCGCAGGCGATCTACAAGGGCACGATTACGTTCGACGGCGACAGGCCGGCGACGGTCGTCGGCAATCTCACGATGCATGGCGTGACGCGGCCGCTGACGCTGAAGATCGATTCGTTCAAGTGCATGCCGCATCCGATGTTCAAGCGCGAAGTGTGCGGCGTCGATGCAGCGGGCGAGTTCGACCGCAGCGATTTCGGCGTCGATCTCGGCAAAGCGTACGGCTTCAGCATGAAGACGCGCCTGCTCATTACGGCCGAAGCGCTCAAGCAATAA
- a CDS encoding LysR family transcriptional regulator gives MLDLNDLALFVQVVRAGSFSEAARRLRMPANTLSRRIDQLEGQLGTRLLHRSTRKLAPSTEGQALFERYAPALDRIFEIERQHADGQAPSGTVRVTAMAGLFEVFRLEWLAEFYARYPQISIDFLLDDTPSDLIGERIDLALRMGIETGGSFRVRRIAAGTTILAASPAYLERRGAPRTPRELAGHDCLTVSSRQGRSMWRLQGPRGSQEISIDSRFSVNDMRVVAQACIAGLGIALLPQLLAEPAIEQGKLVRVLPAYRRSGTGLGLQLVYTSRPPLPPAVTVFAEFLLEKLGEAVCGQPNGEADR, from the coding sequence ATGCTCGATCTGAATGATCTCGCGCTGTTCGTCCAGGTCGTGCGCGCCGGCAGCTTCTCGGAGGCCGCGCGGCGCCTGCGCATGCCGGCCAATACGCTGAGCCGCCGCATCGACCAGCTCGAAGGGCAACTCGGCACGCGGCTGCTGCACCGCTCGACCCGCAAGCTCGCGCCGAGCACCGAAGGCCAGGCGCTGTTCGAGCGTTATGCGCCGGCGCTCGACCGGATCTTCGAGATCGAGCGCCAGCATGCGGACGGGCAGGCGCCGTCCGGCACGGTGCGCGTGACGGCGATGGCCGGCCTGTTCGAGGTTTTCCGGCTGGAATGGCTGGCCGAGTTCTATGCGCGCTATCCGCAGATCAGCATCGACTTCCTGCTCGACGACACGCCGTCCGACCTGATCGGCGAGCGCATCGACCTGGCGTTGCGAATGGGGATCGAGACCGGCGGCAGTTTCCGCGTGCGCAGGATCGCAGCGGGCACGACGATCCTCGCGGCCAGCCCGGCTTATCTGGAACGACGCGGCGCGCCGCGCACGCCGCGCGAACTCGCCGGGCACGATTGCCTGACGGTGTCCAGCCGCCAGGGGCGCAGCATGTGGCGGCTGCAAGGGCCGCGCGGCAGCCAGGAAATCTCGATCGACAGCCGCTTCTCGGTCAACGACATGCGCGTGGTGGCGCAAGCCTGCATCGCGGGGCTCGGGATCGCGCTGCTGCCGCAGTTGCTCGCCGAACCGGCGATCGAGCAGGGAAAACTGGTGCGCGTGCTGCCTGCTTATCGACGTTCGGGCACCGGCCTCGGGCTGCAGCTCGTCTATACGAGCCGCCCGCCGCTGCCGCCGGCCGTCACGGTCTTTGCCGAGTTTCTTCTGGAGAAACTCGGCGAAGCGGTGTGCGGGCAACCGAACGGCGAAGCCGACCGATAA